In the genome of Arachis stenosperma cultivar V10309 chromosome 2, arast.V10309.gnm1.PFL2, whole genome shotgun sequence, the window TTGTAAATGAATTAGTTAAGGCAGGAATCCCAACATTTGGCCCATCTGCGGAGGCTGCAGCGTTGGAAGGTTCTAAGAATTTCATGAAGCATTTGTGTGACAAGTATGATATTCCAACTGCTAAGGTCTGTTTTCTCATTTATCAGATCAGTAATTGATCCTTATTCTATTGGAATATTTCTGCTTCTCTGTGCATATTTTTTCATGCATTTTTTCTAATAAGTAGTCTCATTGAATCTCGTAACATTCTAATTCTAAGAGGATTACTTAAACCTGTATTCTGTTGGTTTTTGGATGTGTAATTTCTTATTAATCCTCGATTAATTAATGCAGTACAAAACATTTACAGACCCATCCGTTGCAAAACAATATATTCAAGAACAAGGAGCTCCAATTGTTATCAAAGCAGATGGACTGGCTGCTGGAAAAGGAGTTACTGTTGCCATGTCACTGGAAGAGGCGTATGAAGCTGTAGATTCAATGCTGGTAAAGGGTGATTTTGGTTCTGCAGGTTGTAGGGTCATTGTTGAGGAGTATCTAGAGGGAGAAGAAGTATCATTTTTCGCATTGGTTGATGGAGAAAATGCAATTCCACTTGAATCCGCTCAGGACCATAAACGAGTTGGTGATGGCGATACGGGGCCTAATACTGGCGGCATGGGTGCGTACTCTCCAGCTCCAATATTAACCAAGGAACTTCAGTCAATAGTAATGGATCATATTATCACCCCGACAGTGAAAGGAATGTCAGCAGAAGGTTGCAAGTTTGTTGGCGTTTTGTATGCTGGTCTTATGATTGAGAAGAAATCCGGCATGCCTAAGTTAATTGAGTATAATGTGCGATTCGGTGATCCAGAGTGCCAGGTCAGTTAAAGTCATGAGATGCTTGTTTGCAACACAACATGATGATTATAGATATTCACATAATGCTGTGTTTATGTTACTAATATTGAGGCTGTGTTGTTAATTGATGTATTTCATTTTCCCTTTGGGAATTTTAAACAGGTTCTCATGGTTCGGTTGGAGTCTGATCTGGTACAAGTCCTGCTTGCGGCTTGCAAAGGAGAGCTCAGTGGGGTATCTCTGAACTGGTCACCCGGGTCGGCCATGGTAGTGGTAATGGCAAGTAAGGGATATCCCGGGAAATACGAGAAGGGAACTTTGATTAAAAACCTCGAACAAGCCGAGCATGCTGCCCCTGGCATAAAGATATTCCATGCAGGAACTGCTTTTGACTCTGAGGGAAGATTCATTGCAACTGGTGGGCGTGTTCTTGGTGTAACAGCCAAGGGAGACAGTCTTGAAGAAGCATGTGATCGAGCCTATCGAGCCATCGACGAGATTAACTGGCCAGAAGGCTTCTATCGCCGGGATATTGGTTGGAGAGCCCTTCCTAAAAAACAATATGCTACTAAAGGTTGAACTATTGGAAGAGTCATATTTAGGCACTGATCAATAACTGTCAATAAGGTACAAGCGCATGAGATTTCCTCAATTCCTCCAAGTAATGAGGAATTCTCCTCATCTGAtgaattttgtaatttatttttgtataacAAGGTAATGTGGTTACAGCATAAACCATTTGGGGCTGAATGGGGAACCCCATTTCCATCGTTTATTGCTCGTCCCCCAAGAGTATGGTTCTTTTGGTCACATACAACGTTTCATAAAATCACTGTCTAGTTCCTtttacgttttttttttttttattttatgtttttggtTTCAAACTCTCAATGAACCATCCTTTCTGAGCATTGTGGAAATGGGCTGGACCTAGCTGAGTTCTGGCTCAAATGAGTCTATTCTATATAATATGGCCTAAATTTAGGACTAGGTTTGAGTCCGACATGTTTAAAAAATCGGTGagtctttttagtttttattcgAACGTTTGCTCCatgaattataatttaaaatcatAGATTCAAATTAATACCGAAAAAAATATCATAGATTCAAATCAAAATTGACATCAGATATATACTTAGAGTTTATAATTCATAATTCATTTATATCAATTCATACAACCTTACCGACAATTATTTTCATAAACATAAACTAGATTCAAAATTTACTAAAAGTAATATATGTCAAATATGGTAAAACTGATCAAGTActaatttcatgtttttggaCACTTTCTTTCAACCAAAAAGAATTAGCACAAATTCATAACTTAGGAAGAGTTTCAAGTATATTAGCAATATTGGTGTTTTAGCTGTTGATTTCAAtaataaaacatatatataactGAAATTAACAGTTAAAATCATTGAAACACTAATATTCTTAGTATACTTGTGAATTTTTCcataacttattcaattttatATCATCAATTTATCTTGCATATCAATAAAACGTGAAATTATCCCATGTTCTAAAGGATTAAAAGCAAACAAAATACTATTGTAAATAAAATTTCTGTGCAGTTATTGCTATTGTAAATAATGTATTGTTGTTAAATAGGATTTTATGGAAATAtgaaatttattaaaaaaaatccttgTTAAACCAGTGTGCTTTTCACATGTAATGaaataataaatagataaaCGACAAACAAACAATGGCAAAATAATGACACGAAAAAAAGTAATTGTCGGGCCGTTTTGGGCCGGGCCCATTTCTATTTCTTTGTCGATTGCTGTGAGGGGCGGTTCTGAACACAATCTCTCTTTGGATCAAAATGAAGATCACTTGCCTTTGTAACATGCATGAAAAAGACAACTATGGCAACTGAGCACATGCCTTGTTatgtttttcttctcttctttttcttttgggAAAAGAAATCGAATTTTATATgatcatctaattagaatcatgcatttggataatattttaaataattaatttaaaaattaattacttttattaATATAAGTTATATAACAATGcatgaattatttatataagATTCTTTTActaaatgaaaattaaattccaAAAACTAATTCGATAAAGAACTTATAAAATTCTATGAAATAAGCATGTTTCACGAtaaagaatttataatttatatactttACAATACAAAATAACATTGAAATGCAGTAATAATTATAGTAAATTACGGTAGTAATTTTCGGGGCCAAGTATCATTGATTGTGAATTTGTGATTTAACATATTTATCAAAATCTATTAATTAAACTATGCTTTCACATCATCAACACGTACAAATTAAAtcaccatttttattttttatttttaatatttaacatGCATGGATTCTTAACATATCTTAGAATATCTGCGTATCATTCATAGTCAAAACTCGATAGCATGAACACATGACAATACGCGGAATGTGGTCATCGTTTGGAGACTTAGAAAACTCAAACTTTGAACGTGGAAATTAGAAACTATCTTAGATTGAGattgagattcattgtatacaTCCATTGTTGGATTCTATCTATCTTAATTAGAACATGTTGATGAAGCGctattttattcttcatttcATTGTCTTATTTGCAATTTATAATTAATGCTCCAAGATTATTATAGGTAGAGATCAATGTTGCTTTTTAGTTGTGGCAGACAACGGTTGATGATAATTAAATTAGTGATTGGCGGAGTTATTTTCGTAAAGATTGAGGTAATAATCCAATGATGttatcattatttattttttgaaaacaaTACGTTCAAGAATGATAATTCCCCCACCTTAATTGTAGTAACCATAGGGTTGAATAATTTAAACTAGGGTTATCTTGGTAGTAATTTTTGCTCGTTCACTAGTCCATTTAAGTAAGTGTTAGAGTTCGAATCTCATCTTGTACATATAGCAATTTATTGATCAGCGACAAACCTTTAAATAGAACTTCAATTTGCGACAGATTAATCTTTAGTCTGTCGGATTAGGACTTAGGAGATAccgtgaaaaacaaaaaaaaaattccttttttaaattttaatagagTTGGATTCAATACTTGTAGGCTTAAcaaaatctttttctattaGGTGTAGTTGGCTAATGAATCAAATGTGTCATTTTGTTGTGTTCATGaattaaaatgcaataaaattttatgtatGTTAATTGTCGCAAACCTAACACAATCCTATATGGATTTAAATACGAAaataattcatattttttatttaatagaaaataaaaaatttaatcttaacAAGGTTATTATTGGTATTTATTTTGATCCTATTAACAAAACTTTTACCCAATGAGTGTCCATTAGAAAGTTTTGTAGTCTCTAAATTGTTAGAAGTCACACTTGATTGCTATTATAGCATGTTTAGATTTCTACCTAGAAAGTTACATATCATTACATAGATACAAAGTTCTATCTTATATAGTCATTTTTATTCAAGAGCCATAATTTTAGAGTTTGAAACAAACATATAAACATAATCATAATCAAGcagaaactaaattaattaaatcaCATGATCACCATATACATGAATGTGATCTCCCAAAATTATAGGAAAGAACTAAGAAAATGCATATGCACTCCACTATCTTAgttatatttatgttttataatttcctttccaaatcttttataaaataaagtttttATCTATATAAAAGCTGTTAGTACATGGCATATTTTATTGACCTATATATACTTGCTTTTAGTGGAAAAGTTGGATTATTAGCTAGTTATAAAAATCATATGCAAAACATTCTTTTACGATTAAAAAGCTTGATTTTATTTAGAAAAGTATTAATTAGATAATATTAAGTGACTAGACAAGTAGACATAAAGTTCCTATCAATCAATAtatattagtactatacaagaATACAAATGCAAACTAGAGAGTTCCTATATATTAAAAGCAACATAAAATGTTACAACTTCGCTACGTTATCAACAGTATTTCTGCCAACATTTGCCAATTCTTATTTATAAGAGTATTTAATAAAAGTGTCTTTATGGATGtatctaataaaaatgtcttttttatagttgtgtttaataaaagtgtctttataaatatattttttggatgtgtctctttatatatgtgtttaaaatataataattaatcattgttgataACAAGTTGGCAGATAATATATTGATACTTTatactttttcaaaatgttaTCATGATTTAAGTTAGAAATGTTAACATCGAGcctttaattttcattttccAAGGTCTTGCAATTTTTGGgagggaaaaaagaaaaagaaagaaagagtaTTCAAGGATCCAAGGTTATAACTTATAaccttattctttattttactat includes:
- the LOC130959859 gene encoding phosphoribosylamine--glycine ligase isoform X1; translated protein: MSCATFNVGASFNLHGRSHVGNSNPFHFRVQHCVLHKPSSTSLFIQNLNLRSSNVSVSASSPFHSVFKCSARNSESSGSVGVDTNNSSQEKVIVLVIGGGGREHALCYALQRSPSCDAVFCAPGNAGISSSGNATCITDLNVYDAAAVISFCHKQGVGLVVVGPEAPLVVGLVNELVKAGIPTFGPSAEAAALEGSKNFMKHLCDKYDIPTAKYKTFTDPSVAKQYIQEQGAPIVIKADGLAAGKGVTVAMSLEEAYEAVDSMLVKGDFGSAGCRVIVEEYLEGEEVSFFALVDGENAIPLESAQDHKRVGDGDTGPNTGGMGAYSPAPILTKELQSIVMDHIITPTVKGMSAEGCKFVGVLYAGLMIEKKSGMPKLIEYNVRFGDPECQVLMVRLESDLVQVLLAACKGELSGVSLNWSPGSAMVVVMASKGYPGKYEKGTLIKNLEQAEHAAPGIKIFHAGTAFDSEGRFIATGGRVLGVTAKGDSLEEACDRAYRAIDEINWPEGFYRRDIGWRALPKKQYATKG
- the LOC130959859 gene encoding phosphoribosylamine--glycine ligase isoform X2, whose product is MSCATFNVGASFNLHGRSHVGNSNPFHFRVQHCVLHKPSSTSLFIQNLNLRSSNVSVSASSPFHSVFKCSARNSESSGSVGVDTNNSSQKVIVLVIGGGGREHALCYALQRSPSCDAVFCAPGNAGISSSGNATCITDLNVYDAAAVISFCHKQGVGLVVVGPEAPLVVGLVNELVKAGIPTFGPSAEAAALEGSKNFMKHLCDKYDIPTAKYKTFTDPSVAKQYIQEQGAPIVIKADGLAAGKGVTVAMSLEEAYEAVDSMLVKGDFGSAGCRVIVEEYLEGEEVSFFALVDGENAIPLESAQDHKRVGDGDTGPNTGGMGAYSPAPILTKELQSIVMDHIITPTVKGMSAEGCKFVGVLYAGLMIEKKSGMPKLIEYNVRFGDPECQVLMVRLESDLVQVLLAACKGELSGVSLNWSPGSAMVVVMASKGYPGKYEKGTLIKNLEQAEHAAPGIKIFHAGTAFDSEGRFIATGGRVLGVTAKGDSLEEACDRAYRAIDEINWPEGFYRRDIGWRALPKKQYATKG